In Elaeis guineensis isolate ETL-2024a chromosome 1, EG11, whole genome shotgun sequence, a genomic segment contains:
- the LOC105060749 gene encoding uncharacterized protein isoform X2 encodes MSGSSRISIPSSVRRTIQDIKEIAGSYSDEEIYGMLKECSMDPNETAHKLLLQDPFHEVKRKRGRKKENREPADSRWRPGLQGRGGRSGRGNHSSCHISHDVGGGSNVGVGKENGVNQGTDKSITSSSLPTTHDTGNKFAATISSSVAGLDNGSTRMECQILGHGGTCQNSGGSVNTSVEECSTTEISKMATQLPGDINSVSASGQSIPNSDQFVSSRTTIVSRVYASASDPVLVQSCDACIPGVIGAIGCEVGGQRTPGVTDINRVASCDVASSELSSINGKNSSELGNSNKQGRTPSKSNGLDVIQISSQDGSSSSTTVSVGSRPSSNYSSRSQPLSGPQKVGPAKEWKPKPTSVNSAPASGLSSTSEVQTMSAETVDPSLPASSSTPFKNTTSKLQDKLEEQQFSETHVIIPNHLQVPQSQITGLSFGSFDANFGLTMTDSNKSSTLLSESSQEVKENVEEPSPTFHNVSTTQEADYPDHLQPPAQIAENISTKEPEISSNVLAAPENDQPKPEASLAPESPQYSVVHTAHTYSNFGLVPPTVSSQFRTVEGAEPQSHEASHVSGFVVHQHFDPSTSYYTQIYRPAADGDGRFSPFLPPGAASKFNGSIAILHPQTGQSQQESGNSSVLSSTDPTLLVPQAAGVIPSSLAINQQPMPVFRQPAGVHFSHYPPNYYPYSQYFSPFYVPPPSLHHFLSNAAFPQQLPTGSMYLPPADAAAANPVKYSLSQHKPPTNNSNPIHTGMPTGFGIHSSSPASYSPTPAMTSGNSTSNEDGSMQSKENNADIDSQQSEVPTVWIPAPGRDVSSLQASSFYSLPPQGQHVTFAPTQAGHGSFTGIYQPTQIVAAGSVHPLLQQFQATSGAIEVAGTPAGIYQRPQRAPVNWVNNH; translated from the exons ATGAGCGGTTCTTCTAGGATCTCCATTCCAAGCAGCGTCCGGAGGACGATCCAGGACATCAAGGAGATTGCCGGGAGCTACAGCGACGAGGAGATATATGGAATGCtcaaggagtgctcaatggatcCCAACGAGACCGCACATAAGCTCCTCCTCCAag ATCCCTTTCATGAGGTCAAGAGGAAGCGCGGCAGGAAAAAGGAG AACAGGGAGCCTGCTGATTCTAGGTGGAGGCCAGGGTTGCAAGGGCGAGGGGGTAGGAGTGGTAGGGGAAATCATTCTTCTTGCCATATTTCTCATG ATGTTGGAGGTGGAAGTAATGTTGGTGTTGGAAAGGAAAATGGTGTCAATCAAGGCACAGATAAGAGCATCACATCTTCATCTTTGCCTACCACTCATGACACAGGAAATAAGTTCGCTGCCACTATATCAAG CTCTGTAGCTGGCCTGGATAATGGTTCCACCAGGATGGAATGCCAGATTTTGGGACACGGAGGTACATGCCAAAATTCCGGTGGCAGTGTTAACACCTCAGTAGAGGAATGTTCTACCACTGAAATAAGTAAGATGGCAACACAGCTACCGGGTGACATAAATAGTGTTTCTGCATCTGGCCAATCTATACCTAATTCTGACCAGTTTGTATCATCTAGAACAACAATTGTATCAAGAGTGTATGCATCAGCTTCAGACCCTGTGCTGGTGCAATCTTGTGATGCATGCATTCCAGGTGTTATTGGTGCCATCGGCTGTGAAGTTGGGGGTCAACGAACACCTGGAGTGACAGACATCAACAGAGTTGCATCTTGTGATGTTGCTAGTTCTGAGTTGTCATCTATAAATGGAAAGAATTCTTCAGAATTGGGCAATTCTAACAAACAAGGAAGGACGCCAAGCAAATCTAATGGACTTGATGTGATCCAAATTTCATCACAAGATGGATCTTCCTCTTCTACCACTGTCTCTGTGGGCAGTAGGCCATCTTCTAATTACAGCAGCAGATCACAGCCACTAAGTGGTCCTCAGAAAG TTGGTCCTGCTAAGGAGTGGAAACCGAAACCAACGAGTGTGAATTCTGCTCCGGCCTCTGGTTTGTCAAGCACTTCtgaagttcaaactatgtcagcaGAAACTGTTGATCCCTCACTACCTGCATCAAGTTCTACCCCTTTCAAGAACACTACTTCGAAGCTGCAGGACAAGCTAGAGGAGCAGCAGTTTTCAGAAACCCATGTTATCATTCCAAATCATCTTCAGGTTCCACAATCTCAAATAACTGGTCTGAGCTTTGGAAGTTTTGATGCCAATTTTGGGCTGACCATGACTGATAGCAACAAGAGCTCGACGCTGTTGTCTGAGTCGTCTCAGGAGGTTAAAGAGAATGTTGAAGAGCCTTCTCCAAC CTTTCACAATGTGTCAACTACTCAAGAAGCAGATTATCCAGATCATCTGCAGCCACCAGCCCAGATTGCAGAAAATATATCAACCAAGGAGCCAGAAATTTCCTCCAATGTCCTTGCAGCACCCGAAAATGATCAACCAAAACCAGAAGCAAGTTTGGCCCCTGAAAGTCCTCAATACTCGGTGGTTCATACTGCACACACTTATTCAAATTTTGGACTGGTACCACCAACAGTGAGCAGCCAATTTAGAACCGTTGAAGGTGCTGAACCTCAGTCACATGAAGCCTCTCATGTCTCGGGCTTTGTT GTGCATCAACATTTTGATCCATCTACAAGCTACTATACACAAATTTACCGACCTGCTGCTGATGGTGATGGTCGCTTCTCTCCATTTCTTCCACCTGGTGCTGCTTCCAAATTCAACGGAAGCATTGCAATCTTACATCCTCAGACTGGCCAGTCTCAGCAGGAG AGTGGGAATTCTTCTGTTCTGTCTTCAACAGATCCGACCCTGCTTGTACCCCAAGCTGCTGGAGTTATTCCGAGCTCTCTTGCCATCAACCAACAACCAATGCCTGTCTTTCGACAGCCTGCTGGTGTACACTTTTCTCATTACCCTCCTAACTACTATCCATATAGTCAGTATTTCTCACCATTCTATGTTCCACCCCCAAGTCTTCACCATTTTTTAAGCAACGCCGCATTCCCCCAGCAACTTCCCACTGGAAGTATGTATCTGCCTCCAGCAGATGCAGCTGCTGCAAATCCTGTCAAGTATTCACTCTCTCAACACAAGCCTCCAACTAACAACAGTAATCCAATCCATACTGGAATGCCAACTGGCTTCGGCATACACAGTTCAAGTCCAGCCAGTTATAGTCCCACTCCTGCTATGACATCTGGAAACTCAACTAGCAATGAGGATGGTTCCATGCAGTCAAAAGAAAATAATGCCGACATTGATAGTCAACAG AGTGAAGTTCCAACTGTGTGGATTCCCGCACCTGGGAGGGACGTATCTAGTCTGCAGGCTAGTTCTTTCTACAGTCTCCCTCCTCAGGGACAGCATGTGACATTTGCACCAACACAGGCTGGCCATGGCTCCTTCACTGGAATCTACCAACCCACCCAGATAGTAGCTGCTGGTTCTGTTCATCCATTGCTCCAGCAGTTTCAGGCCACATCTGGAGCCATTGAAGTGGCCGGCACTCCTGCAGGCATATATCAGCGGCCACAACGTGCGCCGGTTAATTGGGTCAATAATCATTGA
- the LOC105060749 gene encoding uncharacterized protein isoform X1, translated as MSGSSRISIPSSVRRTIQDIKEIAGSYSDEEIYGMLKECSMDPNETAHKLLLQDPFHEVKRKRGRKKENREPADSRWRPGLQGRGGRSGRGNHSSCHISHDVGGGSNVGVGKENGVNQGTDKSITSSSLPTTHDTGNKFAATISSSVAGLDNGSTRMECQILGHGGTCQNSGGSVNTSVEECSTTEISKMATQLPGDINSVSASGQSIPNSDQFVSSRTTIVSRVYASASDPVLVQSCDACIPGVIGAIGCEVGGQRTPGVTDINRVASCDVASSELSSINGKNSSELGNSNKQGRTPSKSNGLDVIQISSQDGSSSSTTVSVGSRPSSNYSSRSQPLSGPQKAVGPAKEWKPKPTSVNSAPASGLSSTSEVQTMSAETVDPSLPASSSTPFKNTTSKLQDKLEEQQFSETHVIIPNHLQVPQSQITGLSFGSFDANFGLTMTDSNKSSTLLSESSQEVKENVEEPSPTFHNVSTTQEADYPDHLQPPAQIAENISTKEPEISSNVLAAPENDQPKPEASLAPESPQYSVVHTAHTYSNFGLVPPTVSSQFRTVEGAEPQSHEASHVSGFVVHQHFDPSTSYYTQIYRPAADGDGRFSPFLPPGAASKFNGSIAILHPQTGQSQQESGNSSVLSSTDPTLLVPQAAGVIPSSLAINQQPMPVFRQPAGVHFSHYPPNYYPYSQYFSPFYVPPPSLHHFLSNAAFPQQLPTGSMYLPPADAAAANPVKYSLSQHKPPTNNSNPIHTGMPTGFGIHSSSPASYSPTPAMTSGNSTSNEDGSMQSKENNADIDSQQSEVPTVWIPAPGRDVSSLQASSFYSLPPQGQHVTFAPTQAGHGSFTGIYQPTQIVAAGSVHPLLQQFQATSGAIEVAGTPAGIYQRPQRAPVNWVNNH; from the exons ATGAGCGGTTCTTCTAGGATCTCCATTCCAAGCAGCGTCCGGAGGACGATCCAGGACATCAAGGAGATTGCCGGGAGCTACAGCGACGAGGAGATATATGGAATGCtcaaggagtgctcaatggatcCCAACGAGACCGCACATAAGCTCCTCCTCCAag ATCCCTTTCATGAGGTCAAGAGGAAGCGCGGCAGGAAAAAGGAG AACAGGGAGCCTGCTGATTCTAGGTGGAGGCCAGGGTTGCAAGGGCGAGGGGGTAGGAGTGGTAGGGGAAATCATTCTTCTTGCCATATTTCTCATG ATGTTGGAGGTGGAAGTAATGTTGGTGTTGGAAAGGAAAATGGTGTCAATCAAGGCACAGATAAGAGCATCACATCTTCATCTTTGCCTACCACTCATGACACAGGAAATAAGTTCGCTGCCACTATATCAAG CTCTGTAGCTGGCCTGGATAATGGTTCCACCAGGATGGAATGCCAGATTTTGGGACACGGAGGTACATGCCAAAATTCCGGTGGCAGTGTTAACACCTCAGTAGAGGAATGTTCTACCACTGAAATAAGTAAGATGGCAACACAGCTACCGGGTGACATAAATAGTGTTTCTGCATCTGGCCAATCTATACCTAATTCTGACCAGTTTGTATCATCTAGAACAACAATTGTATCAAGAGTGTATGCATCAGCTTCAGACCCTGTGCTGGTGCAATCTTGTGATGCATGCATTCCAGGTGTTATTGGTGCCATCGGCTGTGAAGTTGGGGGTCAACGAACACCTGGAGTGACAGACATCAACAGAGTTGCATCTTGTGATGTTGCTAGTTCTGAGTTGTCATCTATAAATGGAAAGAATTCTTCAGAATTGGGCAATTCTAACAAACAAGGAAGGACGCCAAGCAAATCTAATGGACTTGATGTGATCCAAATTTCATCACAAGATGGATCTTCCTCTTCTACCACTGTCTCTGTGGGCAGTAGGCCATCTTCTAATTACAGCAGCAGATCACAGCCACTAAGTGGTCCTCAGAAAG CAGTTGGTCCTGCTAAGGAGTGGAAACCGAAACCAACGAGTGTGAATTCTGCTCCGGCCTCTGGTTTGTCAAGCACTTCtgaagttcaaactatgtcagcaGAAACTGTTGATCCCTCACTACCTGCATCAAGTTCTACCCCTTTCAAGAACACTACTTCGAAGCTGCAGGACAAGCTAGAGGAGCAGCAGTTTTCAGAAACCCATGTTATCATTCCAAATCATCTTCAGGTTCCACAATCTCAAATAACTGGTCTGAGCTTTGGAAGTTTTGATGCCAATTTTGGGCTGACCATGACTGATAGCAACAAGAGCTCGACGCTGTTGTCTGAGTCGTCTCAGGAGGTTAAAGAGAATGTTGAAGAGCCTTCTCCAAC CTTTCACAATGTGTCAACTACTCAAGAAGCAGATTATCCAGATCATCTGCAGCCACCAGCCCAGATTGCAGAAAATATATCAACCAAGGAGCCAGAAATTTCCTCCAATGTCCTTGCAGCACCCGAAAATGATCAACCAAAACCAGAAGCAAGTTTGGCCCCTGAAAGTCCTCAATACTCGGTGGTTCATACTGCACACACTTATTCAAATTTTGGACTGGTACCACCAACAGTGAGCAGCCAATTTAGAACCGTTGAAGGTGCTGAACCTCAGTCACATGAAGCCTCTCATGTCTCGGGCTTTGTT GTGCATCAACATTTTGATCCATCTACAAGCTACTATACACAAATTTACCGACCTGCTGCTGATGGTGATGGTCGCTTCTCTCCATTTCTTCCACCTGGTGCTGCTTCCAAATTCAACGGAAGCATTGCAATCTTACATCCTCAGACTGGCCAGTCTCAGCAGGAG AGTGGGAATTCTTCTGTTCTGTCTTCAACAGATCCGACCCTGCTTGTACCCCAAGCTGCTGGAGTTATTCCGAGCTCTCTTGCCATCAACCAACAACCAATGCCTGTCTTTCGACAGCCTGCTGGTGTACACTTTTCTCATTACCCTCCTAACTACTATCCATATAGTCAGTATTTCTCACCATTCTATGTTCCACCCCCAAGTCTTCACCATTTTTTAAGCAACGCCGCATTCCCCCAGCAACTTCCCACTGGAAGTATGTATCTGCCTCCAGCAGATGCAGCTGCTGCAAATCCTGTCAAGTATTCACTCTCTCAACACAAGCCTCCAACTAACAACAGTAATCCAATCCATACTGGAATGCCAACTGGCTTCGGCATACACAGTTCAAGTCCAGCCAGTTATAGTCCCACTCCTGCTATGACATCTGGAAACTCAACTAGCAATGAGGATGGTTCCATGCAGTCAAAAGAAAATAATGCCGACATTGATAGTCAACAG AGTGAAGTTCCAACTGTGTGGATTCCCGCACCTGGGAGGGACGTATCTAGTCTGCAGGCTAGTTCTTTCTACAGTCTCCCTCCTCAGGGACAGCATGTGACATTTGCACCAACACAGGCTGGCCATGGCTCCTTCACTGGAATCTACCAACCCACCCAGATAGTAGCTGCTGGTTCTGTTCATCCATTGCTCCAGCAGTTTCAGGCCACATCTGGAGCCATTGAAGTGGCCGGCACTCCTGCAGGCATATATCAGCGGCCACAACGTGCGCCGGTTAATTGGGTCAATAATCATTGA
- the LOC105060749 gene encoding uncharacterized protein isoform X3, translating to MSGSSRISIPSSVRRTIQDIKEIAGSYSDEEIYGMLKECSMDPNETAHKLLLQDPFHEVKRKRGRKKENREPADSRWRPGLQGRGGRSGRGNHSSCHISHDVGGGSNVGVGKENGVNQGTDKSITSSSLPTTHDTGNKFAATISRMECQILGHGGTCQNSGGSVNTSVEECSTTEISKMATQLPGDINSVSASGQSIPNSDQFVSSRTTIVSRVYASASDPVLVQSCDACIPGVIGAIGCEVGGQRTPGVTDINRVASCDVASSELSSINGKNSSELGNSNKQGRTPSKSNGLDVIQISSQDGSSSSTTVSVGSRPSSNYSSRSQPLSGPQKAVGPAKEWKPKPTSVNSAPASGLSSTSEVQTMSAETVDPSLPASSSTPFKNTTSKLQDKLEEQQFSETHVIIPNHLQVPQSQITGLSFGSFDANFGLTMTDSNKSSTLLSESSQEVKENVEEPSPTFHNVSTTQEADYPDHLQPPAQIAENISTKEPEISSNVLAAPENDQPKPEASLAPESPQYSVVHTAHTYSNFGLVPPTVSSQFRTVEGAEPQSHEASHVSGFVVHQHFDPSTSYYTQIYRPAADGDGRFSPFLPPGAASKFNGSIAILHPQTGQSQQESGNSSVLSSTDPTLLVPQAAGVIPSSLAINQQPMPVFRQPAGVHFSHYPPNYYPYSQYFSPFYVPPPSLHHFLSNAAFPQQLPTGSMYLPPADAAAANPVKYSLSQHKPPTNNSNPIHTGMPTGFGIHSSSPASYSPTPAMTSGNSTSNEDGSMQSKENNADIDSQQSEVPTVWIPAPGRDVSSLQASSFYSLPPQGQHVTFAPTQAGHGSFTGIYQPTQIVAAGSVHPLLQQFQATSGAIEVAGTPAGIYQRPQRAPVNWVNNH from the exons ATGAGCGGTTCTTCTAGGATCTCCATTCCAAGCAGCGTCCGGAGGACGATCCAGGACATCAAGGAGATTGCCGGGAGCTACAGCGACGAGGAGATATATGGAATGCtcaaggagtgctcaatggatcCCAACGAGACCGCACATAAGCTCCTCCTCCAag ATCCCTTTCATGAGGTCAAGAGGAAGCGCGGCAGGAAAAAGGAG AACAGGGAGCCTGCTGATTCTAGGTGGAGGCCAGGGTTGCAAGGGCGAGGGGGTAGGAGTGGTAGGGGAAATCATTCTTCTTGCCATATTTCTCATG ATGTTGGAGGTGGAAGTAATGTTGGTGTTGGAAAGGAAAATGGTGTCAATCAAGGCACAGATAAGAGCATCACATCTTCATCTTTGCCTACCACTCATGACACAGGAAATAAGTTCGCTGCCACTATATCAAG GATGGAATGCCAGATTTTGGGACACGGAGGTACATGCCAAAATTCCGGTGGCAGTGTTAACACCTCAGTAGAGGAATGTTCTACCACTGAAATAAGTAAGATGGCAACACAGCTACCGGGTGACATAAATAGTGTTTCTGCATCTGGCCAATCTATACCTAATTCTGACCAGTTTGTATCATCTAGAACAACAATTGTATCAAGAGTGTATGCATCAGCTTCAGACCCTGTGCTGGTGCAATCTTGTGATGCATGCATTCCAGGTGTTATTGGTGCCATCGGCTGTGAAGTTGGGGGTCAACGAACACCTGGAGTGACAGACATCAACAGAGTTGCATCTTGTGATGTTGCTAGTTCTGAGTTGTCATCTATAAATGGAAAGAATTCTTCAGAATTGGGCAATTCTAACAAACAAGGAAGGACGCCAAGCAAATCTAATGGACTTGATGTGATCCAAATTTCATCACAAGATGGATCTTCCTCTTCTACCACTGTCTCTGTGGGCAGTAGGCCATCTTCTAATTACAGCAGCAGATCACAGCCACTAAGTGGTCCTCAGAAAG CAGTTGGTCCTGCTAAGGAGTGGAAACCGAAACCAACGAGTGTGAATTCTGCTCCGGCCTCTGGTTTGTCAAGCACTTCtgaagttcaaactatgtcagcaGAAACTGTTGATCCCTCACTACCTGCATCAAGTTCTACCCCTTTCAAGAACACTACTTCGAAGCTGCAGGACAAGCTAGAGGAGCAGCAGTTTTCAGAAACCCATGTTATCATTCCAAATCATCTTCAGGTTCCACAATCTCAAATAACTGGTCTGAGCTTTGGAAGTTTTGATGCCAATTTTGGGCTGACCATGACTGATAGCAACAAGAGCTCGACGCTGTTGTCTGAGTCGTCTCAGGAGGTTAAAGAGAATGTTGAAGAGCCTTCTCCAAC CTTTCACAATGTGTCAACTACTCAAGAAGCAGATTATCCAGATCATCTGCAGCCACCAGCCCAGATTGCAGAAAATATATCAACCAAGGAGCCAGAAATTTCCTCCAATGTCCTTGCAGCACCCGAAAATGATCAACCAAAACCAGAAGCAAGTTTGGCCCCTGAAAGTCCTCAATACTCGGTGGTTCATACTGCACACACTTATTCAAATTTTGGACTGGTACCACCAACAGTGAGCAGCCAATTTAGAACCGTTGAAGGTGCTGAACCTCAGTCACATGAAGCCTCTCATGTCTCGGGCTTTGTT GTGCATCAACATTTTGATCCATCTACAAGCTACTATACACAAATTTACCGACCTGCTGCTGATGGTGATGGTCGCTTCTCTCCATTTCTTCCACCTGGTGCTGCTTCCAAATTCAACGGAAGCATTGCAATCTTACATCCTCAGACTGGCCAGTCTCAGCAGGAG AGTGGGAATTCTTCTGTTCTGTCTTCAACAGATCCGACCCTGCTTGTACCCCAAGCTGCTGGAGTTATTCCGAGCTCTCTTGCCATCAACCAACAACCAATGCCTGTCTTTCGACAGCCTGCTGGTGTACACTTTTCTCATTACCCTCCTAACTACTATCCATATAGTCAGTATTTCTCACCATTCTATGTTCCACCCCCAAGTCTTCACCATTTTTTAAGCAACGCCGCATTCCCCCAGCAACTTCCCACTGGAAGTATGTATCTGCCTCCAGCAGATGCAGCTGCTGCAAATCCTGTCAAGTATTCACTCTCTCAACACAAGCCTCCAACTAACAACAGTAATCCAATCCATACTGGAATGCCAACTGGCTTCGGCATACACAGTTCAAGTCCAGCCAGTTATAGTCCCACTCCTGCTATGACATCTGGAAACTCAACTAGCAATGAGGATGGTTCCATGCAGTCAAAAGAAAATAATGCCGACATTGATAGTCAACAG AGTGAAGTTCCAACTGTGTGGATTCCCGCACCTGGGAGGGACGTATCTAGTCTGCAGGCTAGTTCTTTCTACAGTCTCCCTCCTCAGGGACAGCATGTGACATTTGCACCAACACAGGCTGGCCATGGCTCCTTCACTGGAATCTACCAACCCACCCAGATAGTAGCTGCTGGTTCTGTTCATCCATTGCTCCAGCAGTTTCAGGCCACATCTGGAGCCATTGAAGTGGCCGGCACTCCTGCAGGCATATATCAGCGGCCACAACGTGCGCCGGTTAATTGGGTCAATAATCATTGA
- the LOC105060749 gene encoding uncharacterized protein isoform X5 has product MSGSSRISIPSSVRRTIQDIKEIAGSYSDEEIYGMLKECSMDPNETAHKLLLQDPFHEVKRKRGRKKENREPADSRWRPGLQGRGGRSGRGNHSSCHISHDVGGGSNVGVGKENGVNQGTDKSITSSSLPTTHDTGNKFAATISSSVAGLDNGSTRMECQILGHGGTCQNSGGSVNTSVEECSTTEISKMATQLPGDINSVSASGQSIPNSDQFVSSRTTIVSRVYASASDPVLVQSCDACIPGVIGAIGCEVGGQRTPGVTDINRVASCDVASSELSSINGKNSSELGNSNKQGRTPSKSNGLDVIQISSQDGSSSSTTVSVGSRPSSNYSSRSQPLSGPQKAVGPAKEWKPKPTSVNSAPASGLSSTSEVQTMSAETVDPSLPASSSTPFKNTTSKLQDKLEEQQFSETHVIIPNHLQVPQSQITGLSFGSFDANFGLTMTDSNKSSTLLSESSQEVKENVEEPSPTFHNVSTTQEADYPDHLQPPAQIAENISTKEPEISSNVLAAPENDQPKPEASLAPESPQYSVVHTAHTYSNFGLVPPTVSSQFRTVEGAEPQSHEASHVSGFVVHQHFDPSTSYYTQIYRPAADGDGRFSPFLPPGAASKFNGSIAILHPQTGQSQQESEVPTVWIPAPGRDVSSLQASSFYSLPPQGQHVTFAPTQAGHGSFTGIYQPTQIVAAGSVHPLLQQFQATSGAIEVAGTPAGIYQRPQRAPVNWVNNH; this is encoded by the exons ATGAGCGGTTCTTCTAGGATCTCCATTCCAAGCAGCGTCCGGAGGACGATCCAGGACATCAAGGAGATTGCCGGGAGCTACAGCGACGAGGAGATATATGGAATGCtcaaggagtgctcaatggatcCCAACGAGACCGCACATAAGCTCCTCCTCCAag ATCCCTTTCATGAGGTCAAGAGGAAGCGCGGCAGGAAAAAGGAG AACAGGGAGCCTGCTGATTCTAGGTGGAGGCCAGGGTTGCAAGGGCGAGGGGGTAGGAGTGGTAGGGGAAATCATTCTTCTTGCCATATTTCTCATG ATGTTGGAGGTGGAAGTAATGTTGGTGTTGGAAAGGAAAATGGTGTCAATCAAGGCACAGATAAGAGCATCACATCTTCATCTTTGCCTACCACTCATGACACAGGAAATAAGTTCGCTGCCACTATATCAAG CTCTGTAGCTGGCCTGGATAATGGTTCCACCAGGATGGAATGCCAGATTTTGGGACACGGAGGTACATGCCAAAATTCCGGTGGCAGTGTTAACACCTCAGTAGAGGAATGTTCTACCACTGAAATAAGTAAGATGGCAACACAGCTACCGGGTGACATAAATAGTGTTTCTGCATCTGGCCAATCTATACCTAATTCTGACCAGTTTGTATCATCTAGAACAACAATTGTATCAAGAGTGTATGCATCAGCTTCAGACCCTGTGCTGGTGCAATCTTGTGATGCATGCATTCCAGGTGTTATTGGTGCCATCGGCTGTGAAGTTGGGGGTCAACGAACACCTGGAGTGACAGACATCAACAGAGTTGCATCTTGTGATGTTGCTAGTTCTGAGTTGTCATCTATAAATGGAAAGAATTCTTCAGAATTGGGCAATTCTAACAAACAAGGAAGGACGCCAAGCAAATCTAATGGACTTGATGTGATCCAAATTTCATCACAAGATGGATCTTCCTCTTCTACCACTGTCTCTGTGGGCAGTAGGCCATCTTCTAATTACAGCAGCAGATCACAGCCACTAAGTGGTCCTCAGAAAG CAGTTGGTCCTGCTAAGGAGTGGAAACCGAAACCAACGAGTGTGAATTCTGCTCCGGCCTCTGGTTTGTCAAGCACTTCtgaagttcaaactatgtcagcaGAAACTGTTGATCCCTCACTACCTGCATCAAGTTCTACCCCTTTCAAGAACACTACTTCGAAGCTGCAGGACAAGCTAGAGGAGCAGCAGTTTTCAGAAACCCATGTTATCATTCCAAATCATCTTCAGGTTCCACAATCTCAAATAACTGGTCTGAGCTTTGGAAGTTTTGATGCCAATTTTGGGCTGACCATGACTGATAGCAACAAGAGCTCGACGCTGTTGTCTGAGTCGTCTCAGGAGGTTAAAGAGAATGTTGAAGAGCCTTCTCCAAC CTTTCACAATGTGTCAACTACTCAAGAAGCAGATTATCCAGATCATCTGCAGCCACCAGCCCAGATTGCAGAAAATATATCAACCAAGGAGCCAGAAATTTCCTCCAATGTCCTTGCAGCACCCGAAAATGATCAACCAAAACCAGAAGCAAGTTTGGCCCCTGAAAGTCCTCAATACTCGGTGGTTCATACTGCACACACTTATTCAAATTTTGGACTGGTACCACCAACAGTGAGCAGCCAATTTAGAACCGTTGAAGGTGCTGAACCTCAGTCACATGAAGCCTCTCATGTCTCGGGCTTTGTT GTGCATCAACATTTTGATCCATCTACAAGCTACTATACACAAATTTACCGACCTGCTGCTGATGGTGATGGTCGCTTCTCTCCATTTCTTCCACCTGGTGCTGCTTCCAAATTCAACGGAAGCATTGCAATCTTACATCCTCAGACTGGCCAGTCTCAGCAGGAG AGTGAAGTTCCAACTGTGTGGATTCCCGCACCTGGGAGGGACGTATCTAGTCTGCAGGCTAGTTCTTTCTACAGTCTCCCTCCTCAGGGACAGCATGTGACATTTGCACCAACACAGGCTGGCCATGGCTCCTTCACTGGAATCTACCAACCCACCCAGATAGTAGCTGCTGGTTCTGTTCATCCATTGCTCCAGCAGTTTCAGGCCACATCTGGAGCCATTGAAGTGGCCGGCACTCCTGCAGGCATATATCAGCGGCCACAACGTGCGCCGGTTAATTGGGTCAATAATCATTGA